Proteins from a genomic interval of Bradyrhizobium sp. CCBAU 53340:
- a CDS encoding flagellar biosynthesis protein FlgN gives MQVEQSATAPAMEQPVMDTEAMTEAAPGDALLPALLLDIGAVMITDDAEAARLEATRSEEISGLLAAIRRLEGIVEEETTALAMGQKVDFDDFSARKSRSMLEFVRLMRARMHLGVETEITEEIQRLREKLERNRSLLEMHYDAVREVATIIVKAIKDAESDGTYTGRAARDGK, from the coding sequence ATGCAGGTAGAACAGAGCGCGACGGCTCCGGCGATGGAGCAGCCGGTCATGGATACAGAGGCGATGACGGAAGCTGCGCCGGGCGATGCTCTGTTGCCGGCGTTGCTGCTCGATATCGGCGCCGTCATGATCACCGACGACGCTGAAGCAGCAAGATTGGAGGCGACGCGATCCGAGGAGATCAGCGGCCTGCTGGCTGCAATTCGTCGGCTCGAAGGCATCGTGGAGGAAGAGACCACTGCACTCGCGATGGGACAGAAGGTCGACTTCGACGATTTCAGCGCCCGGAAGAGCCGCAGCATGCTGGAATTCGTCCGCCTGATGCGCGCACGGATGCATCTCGGCGTCGAGACCGAGATCACCGAGGAAATTCAGCGGCTGCGTGAGAAGCTGGAGCGAAACCGCTCCCTCCTTGAAATGCACTACGATGCGGTGCGCGAGGTCGCGACCATCATTGTCAAGGCGATCAAGGATGCCGAATCGGACGGCACCTACACGGGTCGCGCAGCGCGGGACGGAAAATGA
- a CDS encoding response regulator transcription factor gives MYIIVDDRESVTNSYVGGLVREGVSSIGFTSGEFWDWLQSANESDLAAVDAFLLGDCDARGSLPRAMRKRSAAPIIAMSGQKMLKNTLELFESGVDDVVHVPIHLREILARTAAIARRRVGELPRPCETRIQVFFNGRDPEIAGHALTLPRRELRILEYMVSNHGKWITKTQIFNAVYGIFESTFDESVIESHVSKLRKKLRDRLGFDAIVARRYVGYRLNIPANEAIDEPMQDLDEVGILLNRAHAAPAAYPAGN, from the coding sequence ATGTATATAATCGTTGATGATCGCGAGAGCGTCACGAACAGCTACGTAGGAGGGCTCGTTCGCGAAGGCGTATCGTCGATCGGCTTCACCTCCGGAGAATTCTGGGACTGGCTGCAATCCGCCAACGAATCGGACTTGGCAGCCGTTGATGCCTTCCTTCTGGGGGATTGCGATGCCCGCGGAAGTTTGCCACGGGCGATGCGCAAGCGCTCAGCGGCCCCGATCATCGCGATGAGCGGCCAGAAGATGCTCAAGAACACGCTGGAGCTGTTTGAATCCGGCGTCGACGACGTCGTCCACGTGCCGATCCACCTGCGTGAGATCCTGGCCCGAACGGCCGCGATCGCGCGCCGCCGGGTCGGCGAGCTGCCCAGGCCTTGCGAGACCAGGATCCAGGTCTTCTTCAACGGCCGTGACCCCGAGATCGCGGGCCATGCCCTCACCTTGCCCCGCCGCGAGCTGCGCATTCTCGAATATATGGTCAGCAATCACGGCAAGTGGATCACCAAGACGCAGATCTTCAACGCGGTCTACGGCATCTTCGAATCCACGTTCGACGAGAGCGTGATCGAGAGTCACGTCAGCAAGCTGCGCAAGAAGCTCCGCGACCGCCTCGGCTTCGACGCCATCGTGGCACGGCGCTACGTCGGCTACCGGCTCAACATCCCCGCCAACGAAGCAATCGACGAGCCGATGCAGGATCTCGATGAGGTCGGCATCCTGCTGAATCGGGCCCATGCCGCGCCGGCGGCATACCCGGCCGGCAACTGA
- a CDS encoding rod-binding protein produces MIVTATSDLVLDVLDAADPVAQRTATAKLEALRSSDADFAATMDAAASKAADQSSAGAAEAQSGVVNGPPVQVIKKPGPDEVYRKFEAFILQTFVETMLPKESEEVFGKGTAGGIWKSMLAEQLGNQLAKGKGIGIAKQLASAHPAGPDMTGKAGDGSRNG; encoded by the coding sequence ATGATTGTAACTGCGACGTCCGACCTCGTCCTCGACGTTCTCGACGCCGCCGATCCGGTAGCGCAGCGGACGGCGACGGCAAAGCTCGAGGCGCTGAGATCGTCGGATGCCGATTTTGCTGCGACGATGGACGCTGCGGCCAGCAAGGCGGCTGATCAATCTTCCGCAGGTGCGGCCGAGGCGCAATCGGGTGTGGTGAACGGGCCGCCAGTGCAGGTGATCAAGAAGCCCGGTCCCGACGAGGTCTATCGCAAGTTCGAAGCGTTCATCCTCCAGACCTTCGTCGAGACGATGTTGCCGAAGGAGTCCGAGGAAGTATTCGGCAAGGGCACCGCCGGCGGCATCTGGAAATCGATGCTGGCCGAGCAGCTCGGCAATCAGCTGGCGAAGGGCAAGGGGATCGGAATTGCCAAGCAGCTCGCGTCCGCACATCCGGCAGGGCCGGATATGACGGGGAAGGCGGGTGATGGATCTCGGAATGGGTGA
- the fliQ gene encoding flagellar biosynthesis protein FliQ, whose product MNERDALDIVQAAIWTILVACGPAVGAAMLVGIAIALIQALTQIQEATLTFVPKIIVILVVVAISGSFIGAHLSTFTEMVYSRIEHGF is encoded by the coding sequence ATGAACGAGCGGGATGCCCTCGACATCGTCCAGGCGGCGATCTGGACCATTCTCGTCGCCTGCGGACCCGCGGTCGGCGCGGCGATGCTGGTCGGCATCGCCATTGCGCTGATCCAGGCCCTGACCCAGATCCAGGAAGCGACGCTGACCTTCGTTCCGAAGATCATCGTGATCCTCGTCGTCGTGGCCATCTCCGGCTCCTTCATCGGAGCGCACCTCTCCACTTTCACCGAGATGGTCTATTCGCGGATCGAGCACGGCTTCTGA
- the fliR gene encoding flagellar biosynthesis protein FliR → MIAGLTDNVLATFIVFCRIGACLMLVPGYSSVNVPPQIRLFVALVTTFALTPILLSLLKPLVDGASPLTLALLIGTELLVGSVIGLGGRVFFLALQTMLAVMASAIGLSSIPGTPVGDTDPAPPVVPLIMAAVTTLFFLTDQHWQVLHGLMNSYDVWHPGEKLSGEMALNQLVSRLTDAFVLTLRITSPFIVYSVVVNFSVGLINKLTPAIPVYFVSVPFVLFGGFLLLYLTSDELLTQFMLGLSSWLAG, encoded by the coding sequence GTGATCGCAGGGCTCACCGACAACGTGCTCGCCACGTTCATCGTGTTCTGCCGTATCGGCGCCTGCCTGATGCTCGTGCCCGGCTATTCCAGCGTGAACGTTCCGCCGCAGATCCGCCTGTTCGTCGCCCTGGTCACGACGTTCGCACTGACGCCAATCCTGCTCTCGCTCCTGAAGCCCCTCGTGGACGGCGCATCGCCCTTGACGCTGGCGCTCCTGATCGGCACTGAGCTCCTGGTCGGCAGCGTCATCGGTCTCGGCGGGCGCGTCTTCTTCCTCGCGCTCCAGACCATGCTCGCCGTGATGGCAAGCGCAATCGGGCTCAGCAGCATCCCGGGTACGCCGGTGGGCGACACCGATCCGGCGCCGCCCGTGGTGCCGCTGATCATGGCCGCCGTCACCACGCTGTTCTTCCTGACCGATCAGCACTGGCAGGTTCTGCACGGGTTGATGAACTCCTACGACGTCTGGCATCCTGGCGAGAAGCTGAGCGGCGAGATGGCGCTGAACCAGCTCGTCAGCCGCCTTACCGACGCGTTCGTGCTGACGCTGCGGATTACGAGCCCCTTCATCGTCTATTCGGTCGTCGTCAATTTTTCGGTTGGTCTCATCAACAAGCTGACGCCGGCCATACCGGTCTATTTCGTCTCGGTGCCGTTCGTCCTGTTCGGTGGCTTCCTGCTGCTCTACCTCACCAGCGACGAGTTGCTGACGCAGTTCATGCTCGGCCTGTCGTCATGGCTGGCGGGGTGA
- the flhA gene encoding flagellar biosynthesis protein FlhA: MADTLAASLPNPRRFGADAFFAGGIVTMLTILFLPIPPVLIDLGLAVSIALSALILMVALWIQRPLDFSAFPTVLLIATILRLALNIATTRLILSRGGEGEQAAGHVVAGFSKFVMGGDFVIGLIIFAILVTVNFVVITKGATRIAEVGARFTLDAIPGKQMAIDADLSAGLIDDKEAQRRRRELEEESAFFGAMDGASKFVRGDAIAGLIITAINIFGGIIIGVTHHGLTLSRAADVYTKLSVGDGLVSQMPALIVSLSAGLLVSKGGTRGSAEQAVLRQLGGYPRAVSAASLMMFVLALMPGLPMPPFVLLGGVMAFVGYSLPRRQAAAKQKEDARKAEERAQSEAKESVKESLKTAEIELSLGSHLSVHLLGSRNELAHRVSKIRKKFAKQYGFVVPEIKLSDNLSIDPKGYQIRIHDTRVAHGELRIGEIMVLVDKDGKPDVPGDEVIEPAFGMKALWVTEAFVDEVRRQGCKPVDNLSVLLTHLSEVLRANLSQLLSYKDMRGLLDRLEPEYKRLVDDLCPSQISYSGLLAILKILLAERVSIRNLHLILEAIAEIAPHVRRSEQVAEHVRMRLAQQICGDLSDNGVLNVLRLGNRWDLAFHQSLKRDGKGDVVEFDADPRLIEQFATEASAAIRKFTEDGTSVVLAVTPEARPYVRMILERVFPTLPVLSHVEVARSAEIRALGGIS; encoded by the coding sequence ATGGCCGATACGTTAGCTGCTAGCCTGCCGAACCCGCGACGCTTCGGCGCGGATGCCTTCTTCGCAGGCGGTATCGTGACCATGCTCACGATCCTGTTCCTGCCGATTCCTCCTGTATTGATCGACCTCGGCCTTGCCGTTTCGATCGCGCTGTCGGCCCTGATCCTGATGGTCGCACTGTGGATCCAGCGGCCGCTCGACTTCTCGGCTTTCCCGACCGTGCTCCTGATCGCGACGATCTTGCGGCTCGCGCTGAACATCGCGACCACCCGCCTGATCCTGTCACGCGGCGGGGAGGGCGAGCAGGCTGCAGGCCATGTGGTCGCAGGTTTCTCGAAATTCGTCATGGGCGGCGACTTCGTCATCGGCCTGATCATCTTCGCAATCCTGGTCACGGTGAACTTCGTCGTGATCACCAAGGGCGCAACGCGTATTGCGGAAGTCGGCGCCCGCTTCACCCTGGACGCCATCCCCGGCAAGCAGATGGCGATCGACGCGGATCTTTCCGCGGGTCTGATCGACGACAAGGAGGCACAGCGCCGGCGCCGCGAGCTCGAGGAAGAGAGCGCGTTCTTCGGTGCGATGGACGGCGCCTCGAAGTTCGTCCGCGGTGACGCCATTGCCGGCCTGATCATCACGGCGATCAACATTTTCGGCGGCATCATCATCGGCGTCACCCATCACGGGCTGACCTTGTCGCGCGCCGCCGACGTCTACACCAAGCTCTCCGTCGGCGACGGTCTGGTGTCGCAGATGCCGGCGCTGATCGTGTCGCTGTCTGCGGGTCTTCTGGTCTCCAAGGGCGGCACCAGGGGGTCGGCGGAGCAGGCGGTGCTGCGTCAGCTCGGCGGCTATCCGCGCGCGGTGTCGGCTGCGTCCTTGATGATGTTCGTGCTTGCCTTGATGCCGGGTCTGCCGATGCCGCCATTCGTGCTCCTGGGCGGCGTCATGGCGTTCGTCGGCTATTCGCTGCCGAGGCGGCAGGCGGCCGCGAAGCAGAAGGAAGATGCACGCAAGGCCGAAGAGCGCGCGCAGAGCGAGGCCAAGGAATCCGTCAAGGAATCGCTCAAGACCGCCGAGATCGAGCTGTCGCTGGGCAGCCATCTGTCGGTTCACCTGCTCGGTTCGCGCAACGAGCTCGCGCACCGCGTCAGCAAGATCCGCAAGAAGTTCGCCAAGCAGTACGGCTTCGTCGTTCCCGAGATCAAGCTGTCCGACAATCTGTCGATCGACCCGAAGGGATACCAGATCCGGATTCACGATACCCGTGTCGCTCATGGCGAACTCAGGATCGGCGAGATCATGGTGCTGGTGGACAAGGACGGCAAGCCGGACGTGCCGGGCGATGAGGTGATCGAACCCGCCTTCGGCATGAAGGCACTGTGGGTGACGGAAGCCTTCGTCGACGAAGTCCGGCGGCAGGGCTGCAAGCCGGTCGACAATCTGTCGGTCCTGCTCACGCATCTGAGCGAAGTGCTGAGGGCGAACCTGTCGCAGCTGCTCTCCTACAAGGACATGCGCGGACTGCTTGACCGGCTCGAGCCCGAGTACAAGCGCCTGGTCGACGATCTCTGCCCGTCGCAGATCTCCTATTCCGGCCTATTGGCGATCCTGAAGATCCTGCTGGCTGAGCGGGTATCGATCCGGAACCTGCATCTGATCCTGGAAGCGATTGCCGAGATTGCGCCTCACGTGCGTCGTTCCGAGCAGGTCGCCGAGCATGTGCGCATGCGCCTGGCCCAGCAGATCTGCGGCGATCTCTCCGACAACGGCGTGCTCAACGTCCTTCGTCTCGGCAACCGCTGGGATCTTGCGTTCCACCAGAGCCTGAAACGCGACGGCAAGGGCGACGTCGTCGAGTTCGATGCCGATCCGCGGCTGATCGAGCAGTTCGCGACCGAAGCGAGTGCCGCGATCCGGAAGTTCACGGAAGACGGCACCAGCGTGGTGCTGGCGGTGACCCCGGAAGCGCGCCCCTATGTCCGCATGATTCTGGAGCGCGTGTTTCCGACACTGCCGGTGCTGTCGCATGTGGAGGTCGCCCGCAGCGCGGAGATCCGGGCACTCGGAGGCATCTCGTGA